Genomic window (Methanoculleus thermophilus):
TTACCCTGCGAGCTACTGTCTTCCAGCCCTCTTTTCGCATGACCGGACCATCGCGGAGTTTTATGTGCGAGATCCTGATCCGCCTTCCGTTGAAGGTGTAGGCTTCGCCGACGACGAGCACCTCCTCCCCGTCCATGGTCTGATAGAGCGGAATGGTCGTGCGTCCGGTATGGACGGATGCCCTCACCACAACCTGCTCAATCCCTCGGGTCCAGAGGGCCGTCACCTCTTCGGCCTTTGCCTGTCGAACTCTCTTTTCTCCTGTCTCGATCCCGGTAACCTCGACTCCGAGGACCTCCTCCTCGCACTCTG
Coding sequences:
- a CDS encoding HVO_0476 family zinc finger protein produces the protein MISIVCPVCKEECEHQVLREAAELVVQCSECGQVHRIPRPPEPRVITVKTIVSRETESKVCSTEMFEGEVVSLGDKIVAECEEEVLGVEVTGIETGEKRVRQAKAEEVTALWTRGIEQVVVRASVHTGRTTIPLYQTMDGEEVLVVGEAYTFNGRRIRISHIKLRDGPVMRKEGWKTVARRVKRVYGYLERGSERR